One Nocardia sp. BMG111209 DNA segment encodes these proteins:
- a CDS encoding putative quinol monooxygenase codes for MSSENMFSVYGRMTALPGRRDELVTVLHEGFRAGGDDSGLIVYSINAALDDPDTIWLTQLWTDKDAHDATTRSEPVAAVSQRVPPLLARQPEGFYGLTLRAGGRIGAA; via the coding sequence GTGTCCAGCGAGAATATGTTCAGTGTCTACGGGCGGATGACCGCGCTGCCGGGTCGGCGCGACGAATTGGTCACCGTGTTGCACGAGGGATTTCGTGCGGGTGGCGACGACAGTGGCTTGATCGTGTACAGCATCAACGCGGCTCTCGATGATCCGGACACGATTTGGCTGACGCAGTTGTGGACCGACAAGGACGCGCACGATGCGACCACTCGGTCCGAGCCGGTGGCAGCGGTGTCGCAGCGGGTTCCGCCGCTACTGGCTCGGCAGCCCGAAGGGTTCTACGGTCTGACTCTCCGTGCCGGTGGCCGGATCGGTGCGGCTTGA
- a CDS encoding caspase family protein, whose protein sequence is MARRSDIDFAKSRAILVGTSHFTAGFGYKPVPAAARSLAAMRATLRGPGGWPRSRITRLRDNSCVGTGFQQIVTLIHDTTDVLIFYYVGHGQPLPGHDLGLAYTDTSEDPKKRLSTSLCLRDLREEIQHNCSARIKILILDCCCSGIAAAYGQGTDTASRVQRAAELTGEGTYTWTACGHGEDTFFESAPGGLTYFTKFLTETARGAVAPATLTVTDIHHRMLERFAHTEIPEAPVKPEPRLRFEGAPPDTFAFVRPRPRRRAVVLAGSVAAVVIAAVVVLVVHLGSGRTVPSFSHAEQISLPFTDVDALGGVAVDGRGTVYAIDTGRVSIGEAGHGSGRVLRLAPGAISSTASSFADAETGDLLREGLAVDAGGDIFVIDSRNHRVLRQAAGSTTFAALPFTLTKPGGVAVDARGDVYVTDTTADRVLRLAVGGTAPTDVSVSGLTAPTGIAVDPAGDIYVIDSKQNRLMRLTAGSSTPTTVPGLTRIAPDSVAVDAAGDVFVTGYGQLLRVLAGAATAATLPFSGAAAAVAVAVNAAGNTLYVTESGQVWRFEADR, encoded by the coding sequence ATGGCTCGGCGCAGTGACATCGACTTCGCGAAGTCGCGGGCCATCCTGGTGGGCACCTCGCACTTCACCGCCGGATTCGGGTACAAGCCGGTGCCGGCCGCGGCCCGCAGTCTCGCCGCGATGCGCGCCACCCTGCGCGGGCCGGGCGGCTGGCCGCGCTCACGGATCACCCGGCTACGCGACAACAGTTGTGTCGGAACGGGTTTCCAGCAGATTGTCACCCTCATCCACGACACCACCGATGTCCTGATCTTCTACTACGTCGGCCACGGGCAACCGTTGCCGGGCCACGATCTGGGCCTTGCGTATACCGACACCAGCGAGGATCCGAAGAAGCGACTCTCGACCTCGTTGTGCCTGAGAGACTTGCGCGAAGAGATACAGCACAACTGTTCGGCCCGGATCAAGATCCTCATCCTGGACTGCTGCTGCTCGGGTATCGCCGCGGCATACGGTCAAGGCACCGATACTGCGTCCCGGGTCCAGCGAGCCGCCGAACTCACGGGCGAGGGTACCTACACCTGGACCGCGTGCGGGCACGGCGAGGACACGTTCTTCGAGAGTGCACCCGGCGGGCTGACCTACTTCACGAAGTTTCTCACCGAAACCGCTCGCGGCGCTGTCGCACCGGCGACGCTGACCGTCACCGACATCCACCATCGGATGCTCGAGCGGTTCGCGCACACCGAGATACCCGAGGCACCGGTCAAACCCGAACCCCGGCTGCGGTTCGAGGGCGCCCCACCCGACACCTTCGCCTTCGTCCGGCCCCGGCCGCGCCGGCGGGCCGTCGTGCTCGCGGGTTCGGTCGCGGCGGTGGTCATCGCGGCCGTCGTCGTGCTCGTCGTACACCTCGGCAGCGGCCGGACCGTTCCATCCTTCTCCCACGCCGAGCAGATATCGCTGCCGTTCACCGATGTCGATGCCCTCGGTGGTGTGGCGGTCGACGGCCGGGGCACGGTGTACGCCATCGACACCGGCCGGGTATCGATCGGCGAGGCCGGCCATGGCAGCGGCCGGGTGTTGCGGCTCGCACCGGGAGCCATTTCCAGCACCGCCTCATCGTTCGCCGATGCGGAGACCGGCGACCTCCTCCGGGAGGGGCTGGCGGTCGACGCCGGGGGCGACATCTTCGTCATCGACTCGCGCAACCACCGGGTGCTGCGACAGGCGGCTGGATCCACGACCTTCGCCGCGCTGCCCTTCACCCTCACCAAACCTGGCGGCGTGGCGGTCGACGCGCGGGGGGACGTCTACGTCACCGACACGACGGCTGATCGGGTGCTGCGGCTGGCGGTCGGCGGCACCGCCCCTACCGACGTGTCCGTCTCCGGCCTGACCGCCCCCACCGGCATCGCGGTCGACCCCGCGGGCGACATCTATGTGATCGACTCGAAGCAGAACCGGCTGATGCGGCTGACCGCGGGATCCTCGACTCCCACTACGGTGCCGGGACTGACCCGTATCGCACCCGACAGTGTGGCGGTCGACGCCGCGGGTGATGTCTTCGTCACGGGTTACGGCCAGTTGCTGCGCGTGCTCGCCGGGGCGGCGACAGCCGCTACCCTCCCGTTCAGCGGCGCCGCGGCCGCGGTCGCGGTGGCGGTCAACGCCGCCGGAAACACCCTCTACGTCACCGAGTCCGGCCAGGTGTGGCGGTTCGAGGCGGACCGATGA
- a CDS encoding glycosyltransferase 87 family protein, translating to MSLSTSEPRVDAEPAAAASRTIPLTVIWVLTALALPAGGYYLDQVVTSVQSTMHLVDLGTYQIAGQRVVDGVSVYDSPLRGHTRGVFEFVYSPFAALLFVPLAAMHGLVFTWVGGLVNFAMLVGSVWAALSLLGYRRDLRLLAAGPLIAALLLWIEPIRSTMAFGQVNILLLLLVLVDMALPDSFRWKGALTGVAAAIKLTPVFFVLYLLVTRRYRAAATAAGAIVVTVIVGAIAMWHDSLTFWGGAFADPERVGVPQNSQNESLRGMIARAVGAGTPLQVLWLLGAAIVTVACLVLARRLWATGRELPAVVLCGLTSTVVSPFSWTHHWVWLAPLLICLADLAVRRPGVVTSASLAIVAVVVSDGVTKLLGFHFENIFGLPNRPPFGVVDHNAYVWLTLAVFIGVAAGLRREQQTVEPAEPELVTAAAAGDSGR from the coding sequence ATGTCGTTGTCGACGTCCGAACCGAGAGTCGACGCGGAGCCGGCTGCCGCGGCGTCACGCACGATTCCCTTGACGGTGATCTGGGTGCTGACCGCGCTGGCGCTGCCCGCTGGCGGGTACTACCTGGACCAGGTGGTCACGTCGGTGCAGAGCACGATGCACCTGGTCGACCTGGGCACCTATCAGATCGCCGGGCAACGCGTCGTGGACGGCGTCTCGGTATACGACAGTCCGCTGCGCGGGCACACCCGCGGCGTCTTCGAATTCGTCTACTCCCCGTTCGCCGCGCTGCTGTTCGTGCCGCTGGCGGCGATGCACGGGCTGGTGTTCACCTGGGTCGGCGGACTGGTCAACTTCGCGATGCTCGTCGGCTCGGTGTGGGCGGCCCTGTCGCTGCTCGGGTATCGGCGTGATCTGCGGCTGCTGGCCGCCGGGCCGCTGATCGCCGCGCTGCTGCTGTGGATCGAGCCGATCCGCTCCACGATGGCGTTCGGGCAGGTCAACATCCTGTTGCTACTGCTGGTGCTCGTCGATATGGCACTGCCGGATTCGTTCCGCTGGAAGGGCGCGCTGACCGGCGTCGCCGCCGCGATCAAGCTCACCCCGGTGTTCTTCGTGCTCTATCTGCTGGTGACGCGGCGCTATCGGGCGGCCGCCACCGCGGCCGGCGCGATCGTGGTGACCGTGATCGTGGGCGCGATCGCGATGTGGCACGACTCGCTGACCTTCTGGGGCGGCGCCTTCGCCGATCCGGAGCGGGTCGGGGTGCCACAGAACTCGCAGAACGAATCGCTGCGCGGCATGATCGCCCGCGCGGTCGGCGCCGGGACACCGCTGCAGGTGCTGTGGCTGCTGGGCGCGGCGATCGTCACGGTGGCCTGCCTGGTACTCGCGCGTCGACTGTGGGCGACCGGCCGGGAACTGCCCGCGGTCGTCCTGTGCGGGCTGACCAGCACGGTGGTCTCGCCGTTCAGCTGGACACATCACTGGGTGTGGCTGGCGCCGTTGCTGATCTGCCTCGCCGATCTGGCGGTCCGCCGGCCGGGCGTGGTGACGTCCGCGAGCCTCGCGATCGTCGCGGTGGTGGTGTCCGACGGTGTGACGAAGCTGCTGGGATTCCACTTCGAGAACATCTTCGGCCTCCCGAACCGGCCCCCGTTCGGCGTCGTCGACCACAACGCGTACGTGTGGCTGACGCTGGCGGTGTTCATCGGCGTGGCCGCCGGCCTGCGCCGGGAGCAGCAGACCGTCGAACCCGCCGAGCCCGAACTCGTGACCGCTGCCGCGGCGGGCGACTCCGGGCGCTGA
- a CDS encoding acyl-CoA dehydrogenase family protein, which produces MTTVEEFRTRAREWLRANAKAFDAEAGGDPEGSGVPLAVSKDFQKRLWEAGFAGIMWPVEYGGQGLGVAEYLAFSEVARDFVLPVMPFVIGLGMPGPTLLELGTEEQKRRHLPPLLSGAEIWCQLFSEPDGGSDVASLRTSAVRTETGWRINGSKVWTSGAQFSDFGALLARTDPTVPKHQGITMFIVDMHHPGVTVRPLRVATGHSPFNEVHFENVEVPADAVIGAVDRGWQAAVVMLRNERVSLGTGPRSRSNPLGFDALRELARTRGLDRDPAVRRRLAEIHAHESALAAYGRVLHEETTAGRNIGARGSAAKLAGAAQQLWASDLAQEILGDDLCSDPRRSRRWRWRSSPGPVWPPPVGPTRSSATSSASACSGWPRIRVWIATCRSTSCVSPAERQRTRRPEGPALTLIDTPEQQALADAVRRFVAERTPRAAVRDTAFGPAAYDPAVWRGLAADLGLAGLLVPDEFGGQGGTAADLAVALRELGAGLVPSPLLASGVLAAGALLALDDAAARKQWLPQLSAGSVVGTLAVSEPDVREWIPARPGTTATVSADAVTLTGVKSAVPHAADADLLLVTATGPDGVAVHLVERGAAGLVVHTEQCLDPTKSLATVSFDGTPATALAGDAAAALDRVADLANLAVAAEQVGALRAALDLTAEYAKIRFSFGHPIGAYQGVKHKLADIYTDWALADAAVRRAAEAAELDPAAFPAAAAAARVVASPAYVNAAKNTMLLHGGIGFTWEHDAHLYYRHAVASNVLFGGPDYQKDRLADKLAV; this is translated from the coding sequence ATGACCACTGTCGAAGAGTTCCGCACGCGAGCCCGGGAATGGCTGCGCGCCAACGCGAAAGCCTTCGATGCGGAGGCCGGCGGCGATCCGGAGGGATCCGGCGTTCCGCTGGCGGTCTCGAAGGATTTCCAGAAGCGGCTGTGGGAGGCGGGCTTCGCCGGGATCATGTGGCCCGTCGAATACGGCGGTCAGGGTCTCGGGGTCGCCGAATATCTCGCCTTCAGCGAGGTGGCCCGCGACTTCGTACTGCCGGTGATGCCGTTCGTGATCGGCCTGGGCATGCCCGGCCCGACCCTGCTGGAACTCGGCACCGAGGAACAGAAGCGGCGTCACCTGCCGCCACTGCTGAGCGGTGCGGAGATCTGGTGCCAGCTGTTCTCCGAGCCCGACGGCGGTTCGGATGTGGCGAGCCTGCGCACCTCCGCGGTCCGGACCGAGACCGGCTGGCGGATCAACGGCAGCAAGGTGTGGACCTCCGGCGCACAGTTCAGCGACTTCGGCGCGCTGCTGGCCCGCACCGATCCGACCGTGCCCAAACATCAGGGCATCACGATGTTCATCGTGGACATGCACCACCCCGGTGTGACCGTCCGGCCGCTGCGGGTCGCCACCGGGCACTCCCCGTTCAACGAGGTGCATTTCGAGAATGTCGAGGTGCCCGCGGACGCGGTGATCGGCGCGGTCGATCGGGGCTGGCAGGCCGCGGTCGTGATGCTGCGCAACGAACGGGTCTCGCTGGGCACCGGCCCCCGGTCCCGGTCCAATCCACTCGGTTTCGACGCGCTGCGGGAACTGGCCCGCACCCGCGGCCTGGATCGCGATCCGGCGGTGCGCCGGCGGCTGGCCGAGATCCATGCCCACGAGTCGGCGCTCGCCGCCTACGGCCGGGTGCTGCACGAGGAGACCACCGCGGGCCGCAACATCGGCGCGCGCGGGTCGGCGGCGAAGCTGGCCGGCGCGGCGCAACAGCTGTGGGCGTCGGATCTGGCCCAGGAGATCCTCGGCGACGATCTGTGCTCGGATCCGAGGAGGTCGCGCCGGTGGCGCTGGCGATCCTCACCGGGCCCGGTATGGCCACCGCCGGTGGGACCAACGAGATCCAGCGCAACATCATCGGCGAGCGCGTGCTCGGGCTGGCCAAGGATTCGGGTGTGGATCGCGACCTGCCGTTCAACCAGCTGCGTTTCTCCCGCTGAGCGCCAGCGGACCCGTCGACCCGAAGGACCGGCCTTGACCCTCATCGACACACCCGAACAGCAGGCGCTCGCCGATGCCGTGCGGCGGTTCGTCGCCGAGCGGACCCCGCGCGCCGCGGTGCGCGACACGGCCTTCGGGCCCGCGGCCTACGATCCCGCCGTGTGGCGCGGCCTCGCCGCCGACCTCGGTCTGGCGGGCCTGCTCGTGCCCGACGAGTTCGGCGGGCAGGGCGGCACCGCGGCGGATCTGGCCGTGGCGCTGCGCGAACTCGGTGCGGGCCTGGTGCCCTCGCCGCTGCTGGCCTCCGGCGTGCTCGCGGCGGGCGCCCTGCTGGCGCTCGACGATGCCGCGGCACGCAAGCAGTGGCTGCCGCAGCTGTCCGCCGGATCGGTTGTCGGCACCCTGGCGGTCTCGGAACCCGATGTGCGCGAATGGATTCCGGCCCGGCCCGGTACCACGGCGACGGTGTCGGCGGATGCGGTCACGCTGACCGGGGTCAAGTCGGCGGTGCCGCACGCCGCCGATGCCGATCTGCTGCTGGTGACCGCCACCGGACCCGACGGTGTCGCGGTCCATCTGGTCGAGCGCGGGGCCGCGGGCCTGGTGGTGCACACCGAGCAGTGCCTCGATCCGACCAAGAGCCTCGCGACGGTGTCTTTCGACGGCACCCCCGCGACCGCACTGGCCGGCGATGCCGCCGCGGCCCTCGACCGGGTGGCCGATCTGGCCAATCTCGCGGTCGCCGCCGAGCAGGTGGGCGCCCTGCGCGCGGCCCTGGACCTGACCGCCGAATACGCGAAGATCCGCTTCAGCTTCGGCCATCCCATCGGCGCCTATCAGGGTGTCAAACACAAACTCGCCGATATCTACACCGATTGGGCCCTGGCCGACGCGGCGGTCCGCCGGGCCGCCGAGGCGGCCGAACTCGACCCCGCGGCCTTCCCGGCGGCGGCCGCCGCGGCCCGGGTGGTCGCCTCCCCGGCCTATGTGAACGCGGCCAAGAACACCATGTTGCTGCACGGTGGTATCGGCTTCACCTGGGAGCACGACGCTCACCTCTACTACCGGCACGCCGTCGCGAGCAACGTGCTGTTCGGCGGCCCCGACTACCAGAAGGACCGGCTGGCGGACAAACTCGCGGTGTAG
- a CDS encoding Gfo/Idh/MocA family protein, with protein MTEARRVRIGILGAARIAPAALVAPAREHAEAEVTAVAARDPLRARQFAEKYRIPVVHDGYEAMLADPDIDAVYIPLPNGLHGRWTRAALAAGKHVLCEKPFAADAAEAREIARLAQGSGLVVMEAFHYRYHPLTRRVEEIVAGGELGTLSHVETAMCFPLPRFRDIRYDYGLAGGATMDAGCYAVHMARVYGAEQPEVVSARALLRGPLIDRAMTAELRFPSGHTGLIRCSMWSQDLLRLSARIIGDRGEIRILNPVMPQMFHRVSIRTEHGRRTERFPRRSTYAYQLDAFVSAVLDGTPVDTPPEDSVATMTVIDAIYRAAGLPPRRPTAVATTEPGADLP; from the coding sequence ATGACCGAAGCACGCCGGGTCAGGATCGGCATTCTCGGAGCGGCGCGCATCGCACCGGCAGCCCTCGTCGCACCCGCGCGGGAGCACGCGGAGGCCGAGGTCACCGCCGTCGCGGCCCGTGATCCATTGCGCGCCCGGCAGTTCGCCGAGAAGTATCGAATCCCGGTGGTGCACGACGGCTACGAGGCCATGCTCGCCGACCCCGACATCGACGCGGTGTACATCCCGCTGCCCAACGGCCTGCACGGCCGCTGGACCCGCGCGGCGCTGGCGGCGGGCAAACATGTGCTGTGCGAGAAGCCGTTCGCGGCCGACGCGGCGGAGGCCCGCGAAATCGCCCGTCTGGCACAGGGTTCCGGCCTGGTGGTGATGGAGGCGTTCCATTATCGCTACCATCCGCTGACCCGCCGCGTCGAGGAGATCGTCGCCGGGGGCGAACTCGGCACGCTCTCCCACGTGGAGACGGCGATGTGCTTCCCGCTGCCCAGATTTCGCGATATCCGCTACGACTACGGCCTCGCCGGCGGCGCCACCATGGACGCCGGCTGCTACGCGGTGCACATGGCCCGGGTCTACGGCGCCGAACAACCGGAGGTCGTCTCGGCCCGCGCCCTGCTGCGCGGCCCCCTGATCGACCGCGCGATGACCGCCGAACTGCGATTCCCCAGCGGCCACACCGGCCTGATCCGCTGTTCGATGTGGTCACAGGACCTGTTGCGGCTCAGCGCCCGGATCATCGGCGACCGCGGCGAGATTCGCATCCTCAACCCGGTGATGCCGCAGATGTTCCACCGGGTGTCGATCCGCACGGAACACGGCCGCCGGACCGAACGCTTCCCGCGCCGCTCGACCTACGCCTATCAGCTCGACGCATTCGTGAGCGCCGTCCTGGACGGCACCCCGGTCGACACTCCCCCGGAGGATTCGGTCGCCACGATGACCGTGATCGACGCGATCTACCGCGCCGCCGGGCTACCACCGCGCCGGCCCACCGCCGTGGCGACCACCGAACCGGGTGCGGACCTGCCGTAG
- a CDS encoding DUF4241 domain-containing protein has protein sequence MLIDSVEVSYGDPWGSWRGTTHPAPTSPALTARLHEAGDSYSVLLSARRRPVILAEYWGKGWAHQPWRVYVFDDRSFRTHMIDLEAYSDGWLRVLRHSRWEYSDRGRYESGGWDAEVVTTFAADGTVGVARKARGPVPPASGPEFDVVAALSRILTVAGRPGTLVVAEPRFGDWTGFVGLAAVAGHEFAGTVPLRDERPREWRGPLRATGIEELFVAGARLDTVSGLGVVELVAAGPLRIPSGQLSVADAGWVETSPRTVAVPPGVYPISVSLLRFPQTGDFPRVAAAKVIVGNQPVVAWEMALRPAEDPELLRERGFYGVGVDSGTAAFFDVTHGPLDQDDFEHFVIEQLDHGRVVVELPAPPVGPTFVAMWAGLGDGAYPLWIGRAADGRVSCVVLDFLLGSSGGDGR, from the coding sequence GTGCTGATCGACAGTGTCGAGGTCTCGTACGGTGACCCGTGGGGTTCGTGGCGGGGGACGACCCATCCGGCGCCGACCTCACCGGCGTTGACCGCGCGCCTGCACGAGGCGGGCGATTCCTACTCGGTGCTGTTGTCCGCGCGACGTCGGCCGGTGATTCTGGCCGAGTACTGGGGGAAGGGGTGGGCGCATCAGCCGTGGCGGGTGTACGTGTTCGATGATCGGTCCTTCCGGACGCACATGATCGATCTCGAGGCGTACTCCGACGGATGGTTGCGGGTGCTGCGGCACAGTCGGTGGGAGTACTCCGATCGTGGACGGTACGAGTCCGGTGGGTGGGATGCGGAGGTGGTCACCACCTTCGCCGCCGACGGGACGGTCGGGGTCGCGCGGAAGGCGCGCGGGCCGGTTCCTCCCGCTTCCGGGCCGGAATTCGATGTGGTGGCGGCACTTTCGCGGATTCTCACCGTTGCGGGACGTCCGGGGACGCTCGTGGTCGCGGAGCCCCGGTTCGGTGACTGGACCGGATTCGTCGGGCTGGCGGCGGTGGCGGGGCACGAATTCGCCGGAACAGTGCCCCTGCGTGACGAGCGGCCGCGCGAATGGCGGGGACCGTTGCGGGCCACGGGGATCGAGGAATTGTTCGTCGCGGGCGCGCGGCTCGATACCGTCAGCGGGCTGGGGGTGGTCGAACTCGTCGCGGCGGGGCCGTTGCGCATACCTTCCGGTCAGCTGAGTGTGGCAGATGCCGGGTGGGTCGAGACCTCGCCGCGCACGGTGGCGGTGCCGCCGGGGGTGTATCCGATCTCGGTGTCGCTGTTGCGATTTCCCCAGACGGGGGATTTCCCGCGGGTCGCGGCCGCCAAGGTGATCGTCGGTAACCAGCCGGTCGTGGCGTGGGAGATGGCGCTGCGGCCCGCGGAGGATCCGGAGTTGTTGCGCGAGCGGGGTTTCTACGGAGTGGGCGTGGACTCCGGGACCGCAGCGTTCTTCGATGTTACGCACGGGCCCTTGGACCAGGATGACTTCGAGCATTTCGTGATCGAGCAACTCGATCACGGCCGCGTCGTCGTCGAACTGCCCGCACCACCGGTTGGTCCGACCTTCGTCGCGATGTGGGCCGGGCTCGGTGACGGTGCCTATCCGTTGTGGATCGGTCGGGCCGCCGACGGTCGAGTGAGCTGTGTAGTCCTCGACTTCCTGCTCGGTTCGAGTGGTGGTGATGGGCGGTAG
- a CDS encoding HNH endonuclease signature motif containing protein, with protein MRSSLGAVDDPATETALRALEVAAAEVSAMCTRALSNRDRLSLIRRVETVVRMLPAAGLEWVAQMAEQWSNTEFAANNLIDTLADSLRITPAEARARWRAADELAHRTGITGETIAPALPVTAAAHSAGAIAPAHVKIIRDVIRHLPVTVDHATRADAEAMLAEHARELRPDQLRKVADKLEALINPDGTFTDADRARRRAFTMSRQGPDLMSKCTATVDPETRAYLEAIFAKYAKPGALNPDDATPIIDDDPDDAAAQRDSRSAAQRNHDALKAILRDSIGSGRLGQHRGLPVTVVVSMTLQDLEDAVGQTVSASPEVSVSGPAVATGGGAMLPIGDALRLASHAHHYLALFDHRDGRPLYLGRAKRIASADQRIVLHARDIGCTFPGCTKPGYLCQVHHRTEWATGGATDADQLTFVCEPHHRRAGTAATEWSTTTMTTVGQPDSGRTQWIPPAHIDPSRRPRLNRYHHPGEFFTHTRESVCTKPG; from the coding sequence ATGCGTTCGAGCCTCGGAGCAGTAGATGATCCCGCTACGGAGACCGCCCTCCGTGCGCTGGAAGTCGCTGCCGCCGAGGTATCGGCAATGTGTACCCGAGCCCTCTCGAATCGTGACCGCCTGAGTCTGATCCGGCGAGTGGAAACCGTGGTGCGGATGTTGCCCGCCGCCGGCCTCGAATGGGTTGCCCAGATGGCCGAACAATGGTCGAATACCGAGTTCGCGGCGAACAATCTGATCGACACCCTCGCCGACAGTCTGCGCATCACACCCGCCGAAGCCCGTGCCCGGTGGCGTGCCGCCGACGAGCTGGCCCACCGTACCGGCATCACCGGTGAGACCATCGCCCCTGCACTGCCGGTGACCGCGGCCGCGCACAGCGCGGGCGCCATCGCACCTGCCCACGTGAAGATCATCCGGGACGTGATCCGCCACCTGCCGGTCACCGTCGACCATGCGACCCGTGCCGACGCCGAAGCGATGCTCGCCGAGCATGCCCGGGAGTTGCGGCCCGATCAATTACGCAAGGTCGCAGACAAATTGGAGGCGCTGATCAACCCGGACGGGACCTTCACCGACGCCGATCGTGCTCGCCGACGAGCCTTCACGATGAGCCGTCAGGGCCCGGATCTGATGTCGAAATGCACGGCCACCGTCGACCCGGAAACGCGAGCGTACCTCGAGGCGATCTTCGCCAAGTATGCCAAGCCCGGCGCCCTGAATCCGGACGACGCCACACCGATCATCGACGATGATCCGGATGATGCGGCCGCACAACGCGATTCGCGTAGCGCCGCGCAGCGCAATCACGATGCCCTGAAGGCGATCCTGCGTGACAGCATCGGTTCGGGCCGATTGGGTCAGCATCGTGGCCTGCCGGTCACCGTGGTCGTATCGATGACCCTGCAGGATCTCGAAGATGCTGTCGGACAGACTGTTTCCGCGTCCCCGGAGGTTTCGGTCTCGGGGCCCGCAGTGGCCACCGGTGGCGGCGCGATGCTCCCCATCGGGGATGCACTGCGGCTGGCATCACATGCGCACCATTACCTGGCCCTGTTCGACCACCGTGACGGCCGACCGCTCTACCTCGGTCGCGCCAAGCGGATCGCCTCCGCCGATCAGCGAATAGTGTTGCACGCCCGCGATATCGGCTGTACCTTCCCGGGTTGCACCAAACCCGGCTACCTGTGCCAAGTTCATCATCGCACCGAATGGGCCACCGGCGGCGCCACCGACGCGGACCAGCTAACCTTCGTCTGCGAGCCTCACCACCGCCGCGCCGGAACAGCAGCGACGGAGTGGAGCACAACCACTATGACCACGGTAGGGCAACCCGATTCCGGTCGCACCCAATGGATCCCACCGGCCCACATCGATCCATCCCGGCGACCGAGACTCAACCGATACCATCATCCCGGCGAATTCTTCACGCACACAAGAGAATCGGTGTGCACCAAGCCGGGGTAG
- a CDS encoding effector-associated constant component EACC1 produces MDTRRLGRRLLSGLAGSTPAFAQLPAPEQRTVSRRLLSALAGSTPAFTSAPIDEFRSAAATPGPGSEPEEPKIELKIYIGSPTGVLELQEWLSGRPEVTVRAVPQPTAAGAMGSGWDFLSVRSGTGGPLAAAIRALQLWIESQRGTIEIVVGARRFAVGMTNAAVVLPTVMEVARALASAEEESEADGSAQ; encoded by the coding sequence ATGGATACTCGCCGTCTCGGCCGCCGACTGTTGTCCGGTCTGGCCGGTTCCACTCCGGCCTTCGCGCAACTGCCGGCTCCCGAACAGCGGACCGTGTCCCGGCGGCTGCTGTCGGCGCTGGCCGGTTCCACACCCGCGTTCACATCGGCGCCGATCGATGAATTTCGTTCTGCGGCGGCAACTCCCGGTCCCGGGAGCGAGCCCGAGGAGCCGAAGATCGAGCTGAAGATCTATATCGGTAGTCCCACCGGCGTCCTCGAGTTGCAGGAGTGGCTGAGCGGGCGGCCCGAGGTCACCGTGCGTGCCGTGCCACAGCCGACCGCGGCCGGGGCGATGGGGTCGGGATGGGATTTCCTGTCGGTGCGGAGCGGGACGGGTGGTCCGCTCGCAGCGGCGATCAGAGCGCTACAACTGTGGATCGAATCTCAGCGCGGCACAATCGAAATCGTGGTCGGAGCGCGGCGCTTCGCGGTCGGGATGACGAATGCGGCGGTGGTGTTGCCGACGGTCATGGAGGTGGCCCGCGCCCTGGCATCGGCCGAGGAGGAATCGGAGGCCGATGGCTCGGCGCAGTGA